From the genome of Gemmatimonas phototrophica, one region includes:
- a CDS encoding glycosyltransferase family 39 protein — MSIPDETARAQEHTTQWLMVAGWVVGAALLRTLLSASVPLLPDETYYWEWTRRLEAGYFDHPPGIALLITLGVKLFGNTVAGVRAGPAIAALVTHVAAVMCAWQLAGRGPAGAIAARRAAMLMTVLPIATLGLVLATPDAALFATAMLALLAVERALATPVRSLASLAWWVLAGLALGGAFVSKYTAVLLPMGLVIACLVHPALRKRYLDAGPWVASAIALALFAPVVAWNAFNNWISFRFQLGHGFNAAARGNPLSRELEMLGGQVGLASPILFGLLAMVVWFALRDGWVARHTAHPTDVGVRRFALAVIAVVPLGFFAVSAWRRPVEANWPAMIYPGAMMLLATSDRPSLQGAWWRRGIWVAAGLLIVVALQAYTPILPLKPRKDPIARAHGWTTLAAAVQQARQDPFLDGTIDRWIAADRYQDASEIAFHLADQPTVFALNLGGRTNQYDVWPNAWQKVRPGDGLVVVFDADAKGDSLAAVVGSWFKASQQGALVSLTRNGGEVATRRLWLYRIARDVPRESPTHPPQPTTAAP; from the coding sequence ATGTCGATACCTGATGAAACTGCCCGCGCACAGGAACACACCACCCAGTGGCTGATGGTCGCGGGCTGGGTGGTCGGTGCCGCCCTGCTGCGTACGCTGCTGTCGGCCAGTGTGCCGCTGCTCCCCGATGAGACCTACTACTGGGAGTGGACCCGGCGACTTGAGGCCGGCTACTTTGACCATCCTCCCGGCATTGCCCTGCTGATCACCCTCGGCGTAAAGCTCTTTGGCAACACGGTGGCAGGGGTGCGCGCTGGCCCCGCCATTGCCGCGCTCGTCACCCATGTCGCCGCGGTGATGTGCGCATGGCAACTGGCCGGTCGCGGACCGGCCGGGGCCATCGCGGCGCGGCGCGCGGCCATGCTCATGACCGTGCTCCCCATTGCCACCCTGGGGCTGGTGTTGGCCACCCCCGACGCCGCCCTGTTTGCCACCGCCATGCTCGCGCTGCTGGCGGTCGAACGCGCCCTGGCCACCCCTGTCCGTTCGCTCGCCAGCCTGGCGTGGTGGGTGCTGGCCGGGCTCGCTCTGGGCGGCGCCTTCGTGTCCAAGTACACTGCCGTGCTGCTCCCCATGGGGCTGGTCATCGCCTGCCTCGTGCACCCGGCGCTCCGCAAGCGCTATCTCGATGCCGGCCCCTGGGTGGCCAGCGCCATCGCGCTCGCCCTCTTTGCCCCGGTCGTGGCCTGGAACGCCTTCAATAACTGGATCTCCTTCCGGTTCCAGTTGGGGCACGGCTTCAATGCGGCGGCGCGTGGCAACCCCCTCTCCCGTGAACTGGAGATGCTGGGCGGGCAGGTGGGGCTCGCCTCCCCCATTCTCTTCGGCTTGCTGGCCATGGTGGTGTGGTTCGCCCTTCGTGACGGATGGGTGGCACGCCACACTGCCCACCCCACCGATGTCGGGGTGCGCAGGTTTGCGCTGGCCGTCATTGCCGTGGTCCCGCTGGGATTCTTCGCCGTCAGTGCGTGGCGGCGGCCGGTGGAGGCCAACTGGCCCGCCATGATCTATCCCGGCGCCATGATGCTTCTGGCCACCAGCGACCGCCCCAGCCTCCAGGGGGCATGGTGGCGCCGTGGCATCTGGGTGGCCGCCGGCTTGCTCATAGTCGTGGCGCTGCAAGCCTACACACCCATTCTGCCGCTGAAGCCCCGCAAAGATCCTATCGCGCGCGCCCACGGTTGGACCACGTTGGCCGCCGCCGTACAGCAGGCCCGTCAGGACCCCTTCCTCGACGGCACCATTGATCGCTGGATCGCTGCCGATCGCTATCAGGACGCCTCGGAGATCGCTTTCCATCTCGCCGACCAACCCACTGTGTTTGCGCTCAACCTCGGTGGCCGCACCAATCAGTACGACGTGTGGCCCAACGCCTGGCAGAAGGTACGCCCCGGCGACGGATTGGTCGTGGTCTTCGATGCGGATGCCAAAGGTGATTCCCTGGCCGCCGTGGTGGGGAGCTGGTTCAAGGCATCACAGCAGGGCGCCTTGGTCTCCCTCACACGCAACGGGGGCGAGGTGGCGACGCGCCGCCTCTGGCTCTATCGCATTGCGCGTGATGTGCCGCGGGAAAGCCCGACGCATCCGCCACAGCCCACGACGGCGGCACCGTGA
- a CDS encoding Ig-like domain-containing protein, translated as MSFSRVQGTRRVGTALLVIALGGTVGCDALKPPTACSVSVAPASITLPVNGATTIVGTAFNCDGNSIRNKRVSFSSSNSAVATVTSEGNVIAVSVGTAQVSATADGKSASVQVTVTPEQAATVTLSPSTVTLRRTNTRQFTAVARNSQNVVISGRTFRWASSNSATASVDQNGVVTALAPGNVIISAESDQTTGTANVIVTEIPVGSCSLNPTNTKITVSQQTQPAVTLRDTANNVLSNTNRPIAWSSDNEVAATVSGSGLVTGRRAGTSRITASSVEYPSVTCQANVEVVDARIVTARITPTSGSLRLGIPRQFASVLTDSVGGNIPAGRVVSWTSATPTIATVNSTGLVTGLALGTARIAINAEGATDTLTLQVTRVPVTIVRVSPTSSSVIQGGTVQLSTTIEDSTGTTVTDRTVEWVSSDPTRATVSGTGLVTTLAPGSVTITATSENRSGNASVTIQPIPVDSIAVSPATYSFALNAANKSFAIRLLDSNGNQLFNRSVNVQSTTPSVATAQANSQGTVISINASIVGTTTITLRALNSNGQPEGKTSTVTITITAATTGLKRAP; from the coding sequence GTGTCATTCTCGCGAGTTCAGGGTACCCGTCGCGTGGGCACCGCGTTGCTGGTGATCGCCTTGGGCGGCACCGTGGGCTGTGATGCACTCAAGCCGCCCACGGCCTGCTCGGTCAGTGTGGCGCCGGCGTCCATCACGCTACCCGTGAATGGCGCCACCACCATTGTGGGCACGGCCTTCAACTGCGACGGCAACTCCATCCGCAACAAGCGGGTGTCGTTCTCGTCCAGCAACTCAGCGGTGGCCACGGTCACGTCCGAAGGCAACGTCATCGCCGTGTCGGTAGGTACCGCCCAGGTGTCGGCCACCGCCGATGGCAAGTCGGCCTCGGTGCAGGTGACCGTCACCCCGGAACAGGCGGCTACGGTTACGCTCAGCCCGAGCACGGTGACGCTGCGGCGCACCAATACTCGGCAGTTCACCGCCGTCGCGCGCAACTCGCAAAATGTGGTGATCTCCGGCCGCACGTTCCGTTGGGCCTCCAGCAACTCGGCCACGGCCTCGGTTGACCAGAATGGCGTGGTCACCGCGCTGGCGCCGGGCAACGTGATCATCAGTGCCGAGTCCGACCAGACAACCGGTACGGCCAATGTGATCGTGACGGAAATTCCGGTGGGAAGCTGCTCGCTCAATCCGACGAACACCAAGATCACCGTCAGCCAGCAGACGCAACCGGCGGTTACGCTGCGTGATACGGCGAACAATGTGCTGTCCAACACCAATCGCCCGATTGCGTGGAGCAGCGACAACGAAGTGGCGGCGACGGTCAGCGGATCAGGGCTGGTGACGGGCCGCCGGGCCGGGACCTCGCGGATTACGGCGTCGTCGGTGGAGTACCCGAGCGTGACCTGCCAGGCCAACGTGGAAGTGGTGGATGCCCGAATTGTGACGGCTCGGATCACGCCCACCAGCGGCTCGCTGCGACTCGGCATTCCGCGGCAGTTCGCCTCGGTGCTCACCGACTCGGTGGGCGGCAACATTCCGGCCGGCCGTGTGGTGAGTTGGACCAGCGCGACGCCCACCATAGCCACGGTCAACTCTACCGGACTCGTGACCGGGCTGGCGCTGGGCACGGCACGCATTGCCATCAATGCGGAAGGGGCCACGGACACACTCACGTTGCAGGTCACGCGTGTTCCAGTCACCATCGTGCGTGTGTCGCCCACGTCGTCGAGCGTGATTCAGGGGGGGACGGTGCAGCTCTCCACCACCATCGAAGACTCCACCGGCACCACCGTGACGGATCGCACCGTGGAGTGGGTGAGCAGCGACCCTACGCGGGCCACGGTCTCCGGGACAGGACTGGTAACGACGCTCGCGCCGGGGAGCGTGACCATCACGGCGACCAGCGAGAACCGGTCGGGGAACGCGTCGGTGACCATCCAGCCTATTCCGGTGGACTCGATTGCGGTGTCGCCGGCGACGTACTCCTTTGCGCTGAACGCGGCCAACAAGTCCTTCGCCATTCGCCTGCTGGATTCCAACGGCAACCAGCTGTTCAACCGGTCGGTGAACGTGCAGAGCACAACACCGTCGGTGGCCACGGCGCAGGCCAACTCCCAGGGAACGGTGATTTCCATCAACGCCTCCATCGTGGGCACCACCACGATCACGCTGCGGGCGCTCAACAGCAACGGGCAACCGGAAGGGAAGACCTCCACGGTCACGATCACCATCACGGCCGCCACGACCGGGTTGAAACGAGCGCCCTGA